A single genomic interval of Pseudomonas sp. FeN3W harbors:
- a CDS encoding transporter substrate-binding domain-containing protein: MAPGQPGIGCACLLEQRKATIDPLKALIYLALAFFLGLPATVLADSVQQRVLNVGYYEFAPAIYTDAHGMARGELAELTRRVARQAGYGVRFRGLPGARLYAALENGSIDLWPGAKGKPELASHTLEGRHTLSQINLNLYRLAGTPAPHLPDDLAGKSLILIGGYSYWPNVNALLEDPDLDLRLLRTSNHLSALEMLQRNRGDYLLDYQIPVEQARQRLRMGPLPYQRLAQVPIHFIVSRHARDAAAIVTALDDAYEALRDAGEDLSLPSD; encoded by the coding sequence ATGGCGCCTGGACAACCGGGCATCGGCTGCGCATGCTTGTTGGAACAGCGCAAAGCAACGATCGATCCATTGAAAGCACTCATCTATCTGGCCCTGGCCTTCTTTCTTGGCTTACCCGCGACGGTTCTGGCCGATTCCGTTCAGCAGCGAGTGCTCAACGTCGGCTACTACGAATTCGCCCCGGCCATCTATACCGATGCCCACGGCATGGCACGCGGCGAACTGGCCGAACTGACCCGCCGCGTCGCGCGCCAGGCCGGTTACGGTGTGCGCTTTCGAGGACTACCCGGTGCCCGTCTCTATGCGGCGCTGGAAAATGGCAGCATCGACCTCTGGCCCGGTGCCAAGGGCAAGCCGGAACTGGCGAGCCATACGCTGGAAGGCCGGCATACGCTCAGCCAGATCAACCTCAACCTCTACCGCCTTGCCGGCACGCCGGCACCGCACCTGCCGGACGACCTCGCCGGCAAATCGCTGATCCTCATCGGCGGCTACAGCTACTGGCCGAACGTCAATGCGCTGCTGGAAGACCCCGACCTCGACCTGCGCCTGCTGCGCACCAGCAATCACCTTTCCGCGCTGGAAATGCTGCAGCGCAACCGTGGCGATTACCTGCTCGATTACCAGATTCCAGTGGAACAGGCCCGCCAACGGCTACGGATGGGGCCGCTGCCCTACCAGCGCCTGGCCCAGGTGCCGATCCACTTCATCGTCTCGCGTCACGCACGCGACGCCGCGGCCATCGTCACCGCACTCGACGACGCCTATGAAGCATTGCGCGACGCCGGTGAGGACCTCAGCCTGCCGTCGGACTGA
- a CDS encoding efflux RND transporter permease subunit — protein sequence MLAKIIEWSVRNVFLVLLATLIIIGAGIYAVMKTPLDALPDLSDVQVIVYTEYPGQAPQVVEDQVTYPLTTALLSVPNSKVVRGFSFFGASFVYVIFEDGTDIYWARSRVLEYLNFASKNLPAGVTPALGPDATGVGWVYQYALTSTRHTLAELRTLQDWFVRYQLTKAEGISEIASIGGFVQQYQVTVDPQKLQAYDIPLSRISEVIRTSNADVGGRIVEMSETEYMVRGRGYLRGAEDIEKLVLKASRGIPVLLRDVARVELGPDERRGVVELDGEGEVVGGIAVARYGENAMSVIDNLEAKIEEIRPGLPEGVNIETVYDRSDLIQRAVDNLKFTLLEESIIVALVCVVFLLHVRSALVAILMLPIGILMSFIAMRWLGLNSNIMSLGGIAIAIGAMVDAAIVMIENAHKHLERAPPEKPRVHIIIEACREVGPALFFSLLIITVSFLPVFTLESQEGRMFSPLALTKTFAMGAAALLSVTLVPVLMLLFVRGRIIPEHKNPVNRFLIWVYRPIIQGVLRWKVMTIVVALVVLVVSILPARQLGSEFMPRLNEGTLLYMPASLPGMSITKAAELMQTQDRIIKSFPEVASVFGKAGRAATATDPAPVEMFETVVNLKPEKEWRPGMTVDKLIAEMNDALKFPGVANSWTMPIQGRLDMLSTGIRTPIGIKVFGMDLAGIERLATQIEAVVQAVPGTTSAFAERITGGFYLDISPDYDALARYGLTVGEVQTVISTALGGELVTTTVEGRERFGVNVRYPRELRSDPQRIGTEVLVPTPSGAQIPLGQLTDISITKGAPSIRTENALLSAYIYVDIRDRDIGSYVREAQQAVQEQVSFPPGYYVTWSGQFEYMERAAERLKIVVPLTLVVIFLLLYLNFRRLTETLIVMLSVPFSLVGGVWLMWALGYNFSVAVAVGFIALAGVAAETGVIMLIYLDHALDERRAEREAAGEKLTVDDLYQAVIIGAVDRVRPKIMTVVAIMAGLLPIMWGTGTGSEVMRRIAAPMVGGMVSSTILTLVVIPAIYTLVKQRGLARSAC from the coding sequence ATGCTTGCCAAAATCATTGAATGGTCGGTGCGCAACGTCTTCCTTGTGTTGCTCGCCACGCTGATTATCATCGGCGCCGGCATCTACGCGGTAATGAAAACCCCACTGGACGCACTGCCGGACCTATCCGACGTGCAGGTGATTGTGTACACCGAATATCCTGGGCAGGCCCCGCAGGTGGTAGAGGATCAGGTCACCTATCCGCTTACCACGGCGCTGCTATCGGTGCCCAACTCCAAGGTGGTGCGAGGCTTCTCGTTTTTCGGTGCCTCCTTCGTCTATGTCATCTTCGAGGACGGTACCGACATCTATTGGGCCCGCTCGCGGGTGCTGGAGTACCTCAACTTCGCTTCGAAGAACCTGCCAGCGGGGGTGACACCCGCGTTAGGGCCAGATGCCACAGGTGTGGGCTGGGTCTACCAATACGCCTTGACCAGCACACGTCATACCCTTGCTGAGCTACGCACCCTGCAAGACTGGTTCGTGCGCTATCAGCTCACCAAGGCCGAAGGCATATCCGAGATTGCGAGCATCGGAGGCTTTGTCCAGCAGTACCAGGTCACCGTTGACCCGCAGAAGCTTCAGGCCTATGACATCCCGTTGAGCCGGATATCTGAAGTCATCCGTACCAGCAATGCCGACGTCGGTGGCCGCATCGTAGAGATGAGCGAGACCGAGTACATGGTGCGCGGTCGTGGCTACCTGCGCGGTGCAGAGGACATCGAGAAACTGGTGCTGAAAGCTTCACGCGGAATTCCGGTTCTGCTGCGTGATGTAGCTCGCGTCGAACTCGGCCCGGACGAGCGTCGCGGCGTCGTTGAGCTCGATGGAGAGGGTGAGGTGGTCGGCGGCATCGCCGTTGCCCGCTACGGCGAGAATGCTATGTCCGTGATCGACAATCTTGAGGCCAAAATAGAGGAGATCCGTCCCGGCCTGCCGGAAGGAGTGAATATCGAGACGGTGTACGACCGCTCGGATCTTATCCAGCGCGCTGTCGACAATCTCAAGTTCACGCTTCTTGAAGAGTCGATCATCGTTGCGCTGGTGTGCGTTGTGTTTCTTCTGCACGTGCGCAGTGCGCTGGTGGCCATCCTCATGCTGCCGATTGGCATCCTAATGTCCTTCATCGCCATGCGCTGGCTAGGGCTCAACTCCAACATCATGAGTTTGGGCGGCATCGCGATCGCCATCGGTGCGATGGTGGACGCAGCTATTGTGATGATCGAGAACGCCCACAAGCACCTGGAGCGAGCGCCGCCGGAGAAGCCGCGTGTACATATTATAATCGAGGCCTGTCGGGAGGTAGGCCCTGCGCTGTTCTTCTCGCTGCTGATCATCACAGTCTCCTTCCTACCGGTGTTCACGCTGGAGTCGCAGGAGGGGAGGATGTTCTCGCCGCTGGCGCTCACCAAGACCTTCGCTATGGGCGCTGCGGCGCTGCTATCAGTGACCCTGGTGCCGGTGCTGATGCTGCTGTTCGTGCGAGGGCGGATAATCCCCGAGCACAAGAACCCGGTGAACCGCTTTCTGATATGGGTCTACCGCCCGATCATCCAAGGTGTGCTGCGTTGGAAGGTGATGACAATCGTTGTAGCGCTGGTGGTTTTGGTCGTTAGCATTTTGCCGGCGCGGCAGCTCGGTAGCGAGTTCATGCCGCGACTCAACGAGGGCACGCTGCTGTATATGCCAGCCTCGCTTCCTGGTATGTCTATTACCAAGGCCGCTGAGCTCATGCAAACGCAGGACCGGATCATCAAGAGCTTCCCAGAGGTGGCCTCGGTGTTTGGCAAGGCGGGCCGCGCGGCCACGGCCACCGACCCGGCGCCGGTGGAAATGTTCGAGACGGTGGTTAACCTCAAACCGGAGAAAGAGTGGCGGCCAGGAATGACGGTGGACAAGCTCATCGCCGAGATGAACGACGCGCTGAAATTTCCGGGCGTGGCAAATAGCTGGACTATGCCCATCCAAGGGCGCTTGGACATGCTCTCCACCGGCATTCGAACGCCCATTGGCATCAAGGTATTTGGCATGGACCTCGCCGGGATCGAGCGGCTAGCAACTCAGATTGAAGCGGTTGTGCAGGCAGTGCCCGGCACCACCAGCGCGTTTGCCGAACGTATTACAGGCGGCTTCTACCTCGACATTTCGCCCGACTATGACGCCTTGGCCCGCTACGGCTTGACGGTAGGGGAAGTGCAAACGGTGATTAGCACCGCCCTTGGCGGCGAGCTTGTGACCACCACTGTCGAAGGGCGGGAGCGATTCGGCGTCAATGTGCGCTATCCGCGAGAGCTGCGTTCCGATCCCCAACGGATCGGCACTGAAGTGCTAGTGCCGACGCCGAGCGGTGCACAGATACCACTCGGCCAGCTTACGGACATCAGCATCACTAAGGGCGCGCCGAGCATCCGCACTGAGAACGCATTGCTATCGGCCTATATCTACGTGGATATTCGTGATAGGGATATCGGTAGCTACGTGCGCGAGGCGCAGCAAGCTGTACAGGAGCAAGTGAGTTTCCCGCCTGGGTATTATGTCACCTGGAGCGGCCAGTTTGAGTACATGGAGAGAGCGGCCGAGCGGCTGAAAATCGTAGTGCCGTTGACGCTGGTGGTGATCTTCCTCCTGCTGTATCTGAACTTCCGGCGGCTTACCGAGACGCTGATCGTCATGCTCTCAGTGCCATTCTCGCTGGTAGGTGGCGTTTGGCTGATGTGGGCGTTGGGCTACAACTTCTCCGTTGCAGTAGCGGTGGGTTTCATTGCTCTGGCTGGCGTTGCCGCGGAGACAGGCGTGATCATGCTGATCTACCTTGACCACGCGCTCGATGAGCGTCGAGCAGAGCGGGAGGCTGCCGGTGAAAAGCTGACGGTGGATGACCTTTACCAGGCAGTGATAATTGGCGCGGTGGATCGAGTGCGGCCGAAGATAATGACTGTGGTTGCCATCATGGCCGGTCTGTTGCCAATCATGTGGGGCACCGGTACCGGATCGGAGGTGATGAGGCGCATCGCCGCGCCGATGGTGGGCGGCATGGTTTCTTCGACGATTCTTACGCTGGTTGTTATTCCGGCGATCTATACGCTCGTGAAACAGCGTGGCCTGGCCCGTTCGGCTTGCTAA
- a CDS encoding SDR family oxidoreductase: MQRKVFDRKVFNRKLVVITGGCAGIGRALAVRMAQAGARLVIFDLHQDALDGLVQHLADHHNADALGLCCDVSDAEAVQRAIALVVERYGGIDVLINNAGITHRSPVASTSLAVFERVMAVNFYGALHCTQAALPSLIARGGQIIVLSSLSQYAPVPNRAAYNASKHALHGLFETLRCELRESDVNVMLVCPGYTATDLRKNVLVGDGSTAPTPVLDIGRVASPQDVAEAIYQGALRRRRLLVLSNLDWKAQLLARCFPRLYQSLLLPRLLGGRAS; this comes from the coding sequence ATGCAGCGCAAGGTGTTCGATCGCAAGGTATTCAACCGCAAGCTGGTGGTGATCACCGGCGGCTGTGCCGGGATCGGCCGTGCACTGGCGGTGCGCATGGCTCAGGCTGGCGCGCGGCTGGTGATCTTCGATCTGCATCAGGATGCGCTGGATGGCCTGGTGCAGCATCTGGCCGACCATCACAACGCCGATGCGCTGGGCCTGTGCTGTGACGTCAGCGATGCCGAGGCGGTGCAGCGTGCGATTGCACTGGTGGTGGAGCGCTACGGCGGCATCGATGTGCTGATCAACAACGCCGGCATCACTCATCGCAGCCCGGTGGCGAGTACCAGCCTGGCGGTGTTCGAGCGGGTGATGGCAGTGAACTTCTATGGCGCACTGCATTGCACCCAGGCGGCGCTGCCGAGCCTGATCGCCCGTGGCGGGCAGATCATCGTACTCAGCTCGCTTTCGCAGTATGCGCCGGTGCCCAACCGGGCCGCTTACAACGCCAGCAAGCATGCCCTGCACGGTTTGTTCGAGACGCTGCGTTGCGAGCTGCGCGAGAGCGATGTCAACGTCATGCTGGTCTGTCCCGGTTACACCGCCACCGATCTGCGCAAGAACGTGCTGGTTGGCGATGGCTCGACCGCGCCGACCCCGGTGCTGGACATCGGCCGGGTCGCTTCGCCGCAGGACGTGGCCGAGGCGATCTATCAGGGCGCACTGCGCCGGCGTCGGCTGCTGGTGCTGTCCAACCTGGACTGGAAGGCCCAGCTGCTGGCGCGCTGTTTTCCGCGGCTGTACCAGAGCCTGCTGTTACCGCGACTGCTTGGCGGGCGCGCCTCCTGA
- a CDS encoding efflux RND transporter periplasmic adaptor subunit — translation MNRSMIFGAGALALATAIAGFGGGYMVAQRTGSSEVAGSTAPQERKVLYYRNPMGLPDTSPVPKKDPMGMDYIPVYADKGPAAAQGERKILYYRNPMGLPDTSPVPKKDSMGMEYIPVYEGDESGNTVVISPEKVQLLGVLSSPVERRVLTRTVRAVGTVQVDERGQYTLAPKFEGWIEKLYVNTTGEPVRKGQPLMEVYSPELVSAQQEFLIANAGQQSLAGGSAAAQKGLASLSYSALERLRNWDIGEAQLERLRRTGKVTRTLTIAAPVDGVVLDKPSVEGMRFQPGDALYRIADLDTVWLIAEVFEQDLALVQLGQKAQLTVSAYPDRRFRGEVTFVYPDLSPETRTARVRIELTNPDGLLKPAMFGTAQLAAGEQAPVLAVPDSAVIDSGTRRIALVALGEGRFEPRELRTGRRADGYLEVLEGLGEGESVVTRANFLIDAESNLKAALSGMSGKSASTAEADPHAHGAAVGPDGPAAPGNADALHRHAGHDDHSDSGSYESNELHKPAGEVDAGHGSDAESGSHPDHVMPDGGHSHGGH, via the coding sequence ATGAATCGCAGCATGATTTTCGGCGCAGGTGCGCTCGCCCTTGCGACGGCAATCGCCGGCTTCGGTGGTGGCTACATGGTGGCGCAAAGGACAGGCTCCTCGGAGGTAGCTGGAAGCACCGCCCCACAAGAGCGCAAGGTTCTGTACTACCGCAACCCCATGGGGCTGCCCGACACGTCGCCAGTGCCCAAGAAGGATCCGATGGGGATGGACTACATCCCGGTCTACGCCGACAAGGGGCCTGCTGCCGCGCAGGGCGAGCGCAAGATCCTGTACTACCGCAATCCCATGGGACTGCCGGACACCTCCCCGGTGCCGAAGAAGGACTCCATGGGTATGGAGTACATCCCCGTTTATGAGGGTGATGAATCGGGAAACACCGTTGTAATCAGCCCTGAGAAGGTGCAGTTGCTGGGTGTACTGTCTTCGCCAGTTGAGCGCCGCGTGCTCACCCGTACAGTGCGTGCAGTCGGTACGGTGCAGGTCGACGAGCGCGGCCAATACACCTTGGCGCCCAAGTTTGAGGGTTGGATCGAAAAGCTCTACGTCAACACGACCGGTGAGCCGGTTCGCAAAGGCCAGCCACTTATGGAGGTCTACAGCCCCGAGCTGGTGTCGGCGCAGCAGGAGTTCCTGATCGCCAATGCCGGGCAGCAAAGTCTTGCCGGCGGCAGCGCGGCCGCGCAAAAGGGGCTCGCCTCCCTCTCCTATTCTGCCCTTGAGCGGCTACGCAATTGGGATATCGGGGAAGCACAGCTTGAACGGTTGCGTCGTACTGGCAAGGTAACTCGCACTTTGACGATCGCCGCGCCCGTGGATGGCGTGGTATTGGATAAGCCATCGGTTGAAGGTATGCGCTTTCAGCCAGGGGATGCCCTCTACCGAATCGCGGATCTCGATACCGTCTGGCTTATCGCTGAGGTTTTCGAGCAGGATCTGGCGTTAGTTCAGCTTGGGCAGAAGGCGCAGCTTACGGTAAGCGCCTATCCCGACCGGCGCTTTAGGGGCGAGGTAACCTTCGTTTATCCCGATCTGTCGCCGGAGACTCGCACCGCCAGGGTTCGCATCGAGCTAACCAATCCCGACGGCCTGCTTAAGCCGGCTATGTTCGGCACCGCTCAGCTCGCAGCAGGTGAGCAGGCGCCGGTGCTCGCAGTGCCTGACTCGGCGGTAATCGACAGCGGTACTCGCCGGATTGCGCTGGTTGCCCTGGGCGAAGGTCGCTTTGAGCCGCGCGAACTGCGCACAGGCAGGCGTGCCGACGGCTACCTTGAGGTGTTGGAAGGGCTGGGGGAGGGCGAGTCAGTAGTCACGCGCGCCAACTTCCTGATAGACGCCGAGAGCAACCTAAAGGCAGCGCTAAGCGGCATGAGTGGGAAGTCGGCTTCGACTGCAGAAGCGGATCCCCATGCCCATGGAGCCGCCGTCGGGCCTGACGGTCCCGCCGCGCCAGGCAATGCCGATGCACTTCATCGTCATGCTGGACACGACGATCACAGTGATAGCGGCAGTTACGAGAGCAACGAGCTTCATAAGCCGGCGGGTGAGGTGGATGCGGGCCACGGTAGCGACGCTGAGTCTGGGAGTCACCCAGATCATGTGATGCCGGACGGCGGCCATTCCCATGGAGGGCATTAA
- a CDS encoding YciC family protein produces the protein MNVLAILRDAWFFYSRHFPTIVRLCLPLILLESATRLALDHWLGENVLPALDLLVGLIFYPLYVGALILFLDARSRGHDPALRAVYGRALPLWPALAVLSGLGTLLIMLGASLFVLPGIWVMVKIAFAEYLLVLRGLTPLAALKQSFLLTRGHFLLILGCVMTVLLPIWMLEIWIAAQLFAEQTPPLLPAMLLDAVVGLLQLLPTIMLFRCFMLCTEPPIGQPDND, from the coding sequence ATGAACGTTCTTGCCATCCTGCGTGACGCCTGGTTCTTCTACTCCCGTCACTTCCCGACCATCGTCCGGCTCTGCCTGCCGCTGATCCTGCTCGAAAGCGCGACGCGCCTGGCGCTCGACCACTGGCTCGGCGAAAACGTCCTGCCCGCCCTGGACCTGCTGGTGGGCCTGATCTTCTACCCGCTGTACGTTGGCGCGCTGATCCTCTTTCTGGACGCGCGCAGCCGTGGCCATGATCCGGCGCTGCGCGCGGTCTACGGCCGGGCGCTGCCGTTGTGGCCGGCGTTGGCGGTGCTCTCGGGGCTGGGCACGCTGCTGATCATGCTCGGCGCCTCGCTGTTCGTGCTGCCCGGCATCTGGGTAATGGTCAAGATCGCCTTCGCCGAGTACCTGCTGGTCTTGCGCGGGCTGACACCGCTGGCAGCGCTGAAGCAGAGCTTCCTCCTCACCCGCGGACATTTTCTGCTGATACTCGGCTGCGTGATGACCGTGCTGTTGCCGATCTGGATGCTGGAAATCTGGATCGCCGCCCAGCTGTTCGCCGAGCAGACGCCGCCGCTGCTGCCGGCCATGTTGCTGGATGCCGTGGTCGGCCTGCTGCAGTTGCTGCCGACGATCATGCTGTTCCGCTGCTTCATGCTCTGCACCGAGCCGCCGATAGGTCAGCCGGACAACGACTGA
- a CDS encoding NYN domain-containing protein — protein sequence MKKIALFADVQNLYYTVRQAHGCHFDYSALWADVSRRGTIVEAYAYAIERGDARQQQFQQILRNLGFTVKLKPYIQRSDGSAKGDWDVGITIDVLDAAGRVDEVALASGDGDFDLLLERVRAGGAEATAYGVPGLTAQSLIRAATRYVPIEGDLLLR from the coding sequence GTGAAGAAGATCGCCCTGTTCGCCGATGTACAGAACCTCTACTACACCGTGCGGCAGGCCCATGGCTGCCACTTCGACTACTCCGCGCTGTGGGCCGATGTCAGTCGTCGCGGCACCATCGTCGAGGCCTATGCCTACGCCATCGAGCGTGGCGATGCGCGGCAGCAGCAGTTCCAGCAGATCCTGCGCAATCTTGGCTTCACGGTGAAGCTCAAGCCCTATATCCAGCGCAGCGACGGTTCGGCCAAGGGCGACTGGGACGTGGGCATCACCATCGATGTGCTGGATGCCGCGGGGCGAGTCGACGAGGTGGCGTTGGCGTCCGGCGATGGCGATTTCGACCTGCTGCTCGAGCGGGTGCGAGCCGGCGGCGCCGAAGCGACCGCCTATGGCGTACCCGGACTTACCGCGCAATCGCTGATCCGTGCGGCGACGCGTTACGTGCCGATCGAGGGGGATTTGCTGTTGCGCTGA
- a CDS encoding VOC family protein, with amino-acid sequence MAEQNPSILSHISLGSNRFDEAVAFYDQVLAILGCKRILEHPGAVAWGREYPEFWIQRPFDGGSASVGNGTHVGFFAADQAEVDAFHRAALAAGAADEGTPGPRPEYGEPYYGCFVRDLDGHKIEASYWDVALMQQLYGS; translated from the coding sequence ATGGCCGAACAGAACCCAAGCATCCTTTCGCACATCTCCCTGGGCAGCAATCGCTTCGACGAAGCGGTTGCCTTCTATGACCAGGTCCTCGCCATCCTTGGCTGCAAGCGCATCCTCGAACACCCCGGCGCCGTCGCCTGGGGCCGTGAATACCCGGAATTCTGGATTCAACGTCCCTTCGACGGCGGCAGCGCGTCGGTGGGCAACGGCACCCATGTCGGCTTTTTCGCCGCGGATCAGGCCGAGGTCGACGCCTTCCATCGCGCGGCGCTCGCCGCCGGCGCAGCCGATGAAGGCACACCCGGCCCGCGCCCGGAATATGGCGAGCCCTACTACGGCTGTTTCGTGCGTGATCTGGACGGCCACAAGATCGAAGCGTCCTACTGGGACGTGGCGCTGATGCAGCAACTCTACGGCAGCTAG
- a CDS encoding TolC family protein, with amino-acid sequence MNWIVQPLPVRSWGLLAPVILGLALSSGAQASPGSAELGATLPPLLDLLERQSPELRAVGHERQAAWERPDVAGALPDPMLTFEEMGIARDDPILSPSGVGSTRYAFRQTFPIGGKRGLAREIAEAGAEQAAARERLSRVELRSLVKLAFNEYQYAHAAIQVTEELRALVDELESIAQARYRVGLAPQQDVIKAQTEHTSLQSELLTLERDRRGTAARLNGILARPANSPLAEPAGWPALPASVPTLAELQARIFGGNPQLAELNARIQEAQRAEALASRNWIPDITVGTAVVQMGNRAEEFELMLEMNIPLWGKRRSAEQREAVSLRYAAEARREAVNSRLAGSVGEAWSALETAFRQHELIDRTLLPQAELTYQSALASYQTGNVDFATLLDAQRQIRQLRLSLLSLALEQRVQVVELERLVGAEL; translated from the coding sequence ATGAACTGGATCGTTCAGCCGCTGCCCGTCCGCAGTTGGGGGCTGCTAGCACCCGTCATCCTAGGCCTTGCTCTGAGCAGCGGCGCGCAGGCTTCGCCAGGGTCAGCCGAGCTTGGCGCCACGTTGCCTCCGCTGCTAGACCTGCTTGAACGGCAGAGCCCAGAGCTCCGGGCTGTCGGGCATGAGAGGCAGGCCGCCTGGGAGCGTCCCGATGTAGCCGGTGCGCTCCCGGACCCGATGCTCACTTTTGAGGAAATGGGCATCGCCCGCGACGACCCGATCCTATCGCCCAGCGGCGTTGGCAGCACACGTTACGCGTTCCGTCAGACTTTTCCTATTGGCGGCAAGCGGGGGCTTGCTCGCGAGATCGCAGAGGCGGGCGCCGAGCAGGCAGCGGCCCGCGAGCGCCTGAGCCGAGTCGAGCTCAGGAGTCTCGTCAAGCTTGCCTTCAACGAATACCAGTATGCCCACGCAGCCATCCAGGTCACCGAGGAGCTGCGGGCGCTGGTGGATGAGCTTGAGAGTATTGCCCAAGCTCGCTACAGAGTGGGGCTTGCGCCGCAACAGGACGTGATCAAGGCTCAGACCGAGCACACCAGTCTGCAGAGCGAGCTGCTGACGCTGGAACGCGACCGACGCGGCACGGCGGCGCGGTTGAACGGCATCTTGGCGCGCCCTGCGAACTCGCCGCTGGCGGAGCCCGCCGGTTGGCCTGCTCTGCCTGCATCAGTGCCGACCTTGGCTGAGCTGCAGGCTCGTATCTTCGGTGGCAATCCTCAACTGGCTGAGCTCAATGCACGAATTCAAGAGGCCCAGCGTGCTGAGGCGCTTGCCAGCCGAAACTGGATTCCGGATATCACCGTCGGCACTGCCGTCGTCCAGATGGGTAACCGGGCCGAAGAGTTCGAGTTGATGCTGGAGATGAATATCCCGCTGTGGGGCAAACGCCGCAGCGCAGAGCAGCGCGAGGCCGTTTCCTTGCGCTACGCCGCCGAGGCTCGTCGCGAGGCGGTCAACAGCCGTCTCGCGGGCAGCGTAGGTGAAGCGTGGTCGGCGTTGGAGACAGCCTTTCGACAGCACGAACTGATTGACAGAACGCTCCTGCCGCAGGCGGAGCTCACCTATCAATCGGCGCTCGCCAGCTATCAGACCGGCAACGTCGATTTCGCGACCTTGCTTGATGCCCAGCGACAGATTCGCCAGCTGAGGCTGTCGCTGCTCTCGCTGGCGCTGGAGCAACGAGTCCAAGTGGTGGAATTGGAACGTCTTGTCGGAGCAGAACTATGA